In Mytilus edulis chromosome 7, xbMytEdul2.2, whole genome shotgun sequence, a single genomic region encodes these proteins:
- the LOC139481289 gene encoding myosin heavy chain, striated muscle-like yields MLTMNSRSLLCFCAILIFVIHAVNSVPLSLDNSLREKREAVPSVKAVNVNLEDGLRKKREAVPSVKAVNVDLEDGLRKRREAVPSVKAVNVDLEDGLRKKREAVPSVKAVNIDLEDGLRKRREAVPSVKAVNVDLEDGLRKKREAVPSVKAVNVDLEDGLRKKREAVPSVKAVNVDLEDGLRKKREAVPSVKAVNVDLEDGLRKKREAVPSVKAANVDLEDGLRKKREAVPSVKAVNVDLEDGLRKKREAVPSVKAVNVDLEDGLRKKREAVPSVKAVNVDLEDGLRKKREAAPSVKAVNVDLKDGLRKKREAVPSVKAVNVNLEDGLRKKREAVPSVKAVNVDLEDGLRKRREAVPSVKAVNVDLEDGLRKKREAVPSVKAVNVDLEDGLRKKREAVPSVKAVNVDLEDGLRKKREAVPSVKAVNVDLEDGL; encoded by the exons ATGTTAACCATGAATTCCAGATCACTTCTTTGTTTCTGTGCTATTCTAATTT TTGTTATACATGCTGTAAACTCTGTTCCCTTGAGTTTAGACAATAGTTTAAGGGAAAAAAGGGAAGCTGTCCCGTCCGTTAAAGCCGTCAACGTAAATTTAGAAGATGGTTTGAGAAAGAAACGTGAAGCTGTCCCGTCTGTCAAAGCCGTCAATGTCGATTTAGAAGATGGTTTAAGAAAAAGACGTGAAGCTGTACCATCTGTCAAAGCCGTAAACGTTGATTTAGAAGATGGTTTGAGAAAGAAACGTGAAGCTGTACCATCTGTCAAAGCCGTCAATATTGATTTAGAAGATGGTTTAAGAAAAAGACGTGAAGCTGTACCATCTGTCAAAGCCGTCAACGTTGATTTAGAAGATGGTTTGAGAAAGAAACGTGAAGCTGTACCGTCAGTTAAAGCCGTCAACGTCGACTTAGAAGATGGTTTGAGAAAAAAACGTGAAGCTGTACCATCTGTCAAAGCCGTCAACGTTGATTTAGAAGATGGTTTGAGAAAGAAACGTGAAGCTGTACCATCTGTCAAAGCCGTCAACGTCGATTTAGAAGATGGTCTGAGAAAGAAACGTGAAGCTGTACCATCTGTCAAAGCCGCCAACGTCGACTTAGAAGATGGTTTGAGAAAGAAACGTGAAGCTGTACCGTCAGTTAAAGCCGTCAACGTCGACTTAGAAGATGGTTTGAGAAAAAAACGTGAAGCTGTACCATCTGTCAAAGCCGTCAACGTTGATTTAGAAGATGGTTTGAGAAAGAAACGTGAAGCTGTACCATCAGTCAAAGCCGTCAACGTCGACTTAGAAGATGGTTTGAGAAAGAAACGTGAAGCTGCACCATCTGTCAAAGCCGTCAACGTCGATTTGAAAGATGGTTTGAGAAAGAAACGTGAAGCTGTACCGTCTGTCAAAGCCGTCAACGTCAACCTTGAAGATGGTTTGAGAAAGAAACGTGAAGCTGTACCGTCAGTTAAAGCCGTCAACGTCGACTTAGAAGATGGTTTGAGAAAACGACGTGAAGCTGTACCGTCTGTCAAAGCGGTCAACGTTGATTTGGAAGATGGCTTGAGAAAAAAACGTGAAGCTGTACCATCTGTCAAAGCCGTCAACGTAGATTTAGAAGATGGTTTGAGAAAGAAACGTGAAGCTGTACCGTCTGTCAAAGCCGTCAACGTCGACTTAGAAGATGGCTTGAGAAAGAAACGTGAAGCTGTACCGTCAGTCAAAGCCGTCAACGTCGATTTAGAAGATGGTTTGTGA
- the LOC139483094 gene encoding myosin heavy chain, striated muscle-like produces the protein MSFSETRQLLEESRKIEEENGENQSVPLLLNTFINLVSSIDKRLQSVEKGIDKFGEIKNIISSLTSRVITNEKGLQTCQGKRTELENNIQGVANSFDNLISQCDKNKSLNDKNSSEIDKTKTSINKVSKDISEINSQGRTAEFEIDRLLHIVNASFEVFRYPRRRRKRREAAPSVKAVNVDLEDGLRKEREAVPSVKAVNVDLEDGLRKRREAVPSVKAVNVDLEDGLRKKREAVPSVKAVNVDLEDGLRKRREAVPSVKAVNVDLEDGLRKRREAVPSVKAVNVDLEDGLRKKREARSNIYAR, from the exons ATGTCATTTAGTGAAACACGTCAGCTCTTGGAGGAGAGTAGAAAGATTGAGGAAGAAAATGGGGAGAACCAAAGCGTACCCCTACTTTTGAACACCTTTATAAACCTAGTATCAAGCATTGATAAAAGATTACAGTCGGTAGAAAAAGGCATTGACAAATTtggtgaaataaaaaatattatttcatctcTGACAAGTAGAGTTATTACAAATGAAAAAGGCTTACAAACATGTCAAGGCAAAAGAACCGAACTTGAAAACAACATACAAGGAGTAGCGAATTCATTCGATAACCTAATCTCTCAATGTGATAAAAACAAGAGTCTCAATGACAAGAATTCCAGTGAAATTGACAAAACCAAAACAAGCATAAATAAGGTTTCCAAAGACATTTCTGAAATAAATTCACAAGGTAGAACAG CCGAATTTGAGATTGACCGGTTACTGCATATAGTTAACGCATCATTTGAGGTTTTTCGCTACCCTCGACGTCGCAG AAAAAGACGTGAAGCAGCACCGTCTGTCAAAGCCGTCAACGTTGATTTAGAAGATGGTTTGAGAAAGGAACGTGAAGCTGTACCATCTGTCAAAGCCGTCAATGTCGATTTAGAAGATGGTTTAAGAAAAAGACGTGAAGCTGTACCATCTGTCAAAGCCGTCAACGTTGATTTAGAAGATGGTTTGAGAAAGAAACGTGAAGCTGTACCATCTGTCAAAGCCGTCAATGTCGACTTAGAAGATGGTTTAAGAAAAAGACGTGAAGCTGTACCATCTGTCAAAGCCGTTAACGTCGACTTAGAAGATGGTTTAAGAAAAAGACGTGAAGCTGTACCGTCTGTCAAAGCCGTCAACGTAGATTTAGAAGATGGTTTGAGAAAGAAACGTGAAGCTAGGAGTAATATTTATGCAAGGTAa